Proteins encoded together in one Candidatus Xianfuyuplasma coldseepsis window:
- a CDS encoding PLD nuclease N-terminal domain-containing protein, translating into MLEQLQELLPLLIPIVLIDIGFRIFAIIDIVKQERQVKGNNKIVWILIVGLVSYFGWIIYFLIGRDD; encoded by the coding sequence ATGCTAGAACAACTTCAAGAATTACTGCCGTTACTGATACCGATTGTCTTAATCGACATCGGTTTTCGTATCTTTGCGATTATCGACATCGTCAAACAAGAACGGCAAGTAAAAGGAAACAACAAAATTGTCTGGATTTTAATTGTTGGATTGGTAAGTTACTTTGGTTGGATCATCTACTTCCTGATCGGGAGAGATGACTAA
- a CDS encoding YbjQ family protein has translation MITRKELITINEYPGRNITEVLGYVKGSTVQTKNVGKDILAGLKSLIGGEIQSYTEMMNDARKIATERLLREADEMGADAVVGFRLQTSAVMGGAAEIIAYGTAVKLD, from the coding sequence ATGATTACAAGAAAAGAATTAATCACCATTAACGAGTATCCAGGACGTAATATCACGGAAGTACTGGGATATGTTAAAGGATCTACCGTCCAAACAAAGAATGTTGGAAAGGATATTTTGGCGGGATTGAAAAGTCTCATTGGTGGTGAAATCCAATCCTATACGGAAATGATGAATGATGCACGTAAGATTGCGACAGAACGACTACTACGAGAAGCGGACGAAATGGGTGCAGATGCTGTTGTTGGATTCCGTCTCCAAACCAGTGCAGTCATGGGTGGAGCTGCGGAAATCATCGCCTACGGGACAGCTGTTAAATTAGACTAG
- a CDS encoding ArsR/SmtB family transcription factor: protein MKSLTYLKSISNNTKLRLVSLLLENELCVCELEEITNIRQVNISKNLSSLKDANIVDVRRDKQRGFYFITDTFKENEHLINHIKDLRFAEPLLQQDYEEFLHHEDVKDDNIYVCRTYRNEAS, encoded by the coding sequence ATGAAGAGTCTAACCTATTTAAAGAGTATCAGTAATAATACCAAACTACGACTGGTTAGTTTGCTGTTGGAGAATGAACTATGTGTCTGTGAACTCGAAGAGATCACAAACATCCGACAAGTGAACATATCAAAGAATCTAAGTAGTTTAAAAGACGCCAACATCGTTGATGTGAGGCGTGATAAACAACGTGGGTTTTATTTCATAACCGATACATTCAAAGAAAACGAGCACTTGATTAACCATATTAAAGATTTACGCTTTGCAGAGCCATTATTACAGCAAGATTATGAAGAATTTCTACATCATGAAGATGTAAAAGATGACAACATCTATGTTTGTCGTACATATCGAAACGAGGCGAGTTAA
- the mgsA gene encoding methylglyoxal synthase, producing the protein MKIAIIAHDKKKDEMITFCKRHKDILARHQLFATGTTGHRVMEETGLIIHCFKSGPLGGDQEIGARVANGDIDLILFFRDPLTAQPHEPDVSALFRLSDVYKIPLASNINTAEMFFKTLK; encoded by the coding sequence ATGAAAATAGCCATCATCGCACATGATAAGAAAAAAGACGAAATGATAACATTCTGTAAACGACATAAGGATATTCTTGCTCGACATCAATTGTTTGCCACAGGTACCACCGGACATCGTGTTATGGAAGAAACTGGACTGATAATCCATTGTTTTAAATCCGGTCCACTTGGTGGAGACCAAGAAATTGGGGCTCGTGTTGCCAATGGAGATATTGATTTAATCCTGTTTTTCCGCGATCCATTAACCGCTCAACCACATGAACCGGATGTTTCCGCATTATTCCGCTTAAGCGATGTATACAAAATTCCGCTCGCTAGTAATATCAATACCGCAGAAATGTTCTTTAAAACATTAAAATAA
- a CDS encoding thioredoxin family protein, which yields MNVLTTYKEIEITLQKDFVMVIAKSHTCTACQSILNMLEHNVKNLDQIEIYNVFIDDMDQFRGDHLIFSVPTVLIFSEGKELLRESRYINYSKIERLIDLYRN from the coding sequence ATGAACGTATTAACGACCTATAAAGAGATTGAAATAACATTGCAGAAAGACTTTGTGATGGTGATTGCGAAATCCCATACTTGTACCGCTTGTCAAAGCATTTTAAATATGTTAGAACACAATGTGAAAAACTTGGATCAAATTGAGATTTATAACGTCTTTATTGATGATATGGATCAATTCCGAGGGGATCACTTGATTTTTAGTGTACCAACCGTCTTAATATTTAGTGAAGGTAAAGAATTATTACGAGAATCACGCTATATTAACTATAGTAAAATAGAACGCTTAATCGATTTATATCGCAATTAA
- a CDS encoding type I restriction-modification system subunit M — protein MAKVNLGFENKLWEMADKLRGNIESSEYKHVILGLVFLKYISDSFEERYNEVKQVYPGMEEDRDAYESENVFFVPKEARWDYIKSQAKQPTIGQVIDNAMILIERENVPLKNVLPKNYARPALDKTRLGELVDLFSFNVGSKEARAKDVLGRVYEYFLKKFGSTEGEFYTPPSIVKLLVNMIEPYKGRVYDPCCGSGGMFVQSAKFVEEHQGRLGDISIYGQEYVATTWRLAKMNLAIRGLDANLGERDGDTFTNDQHKTLKVDYILANPPFNIKDWGQPHLLDDVRWKWGVPPKTNANYAWISHMISKLSPRGTAGFVLANGSLSTSRSEEYDIRKSILEEGLVDCIVAMPSQLFYDVAIPVSLWFVSKNKNGRKDKVLFIDARKMGYMETRKHRELKDEEIEQIYTTYHNWKNEENYEDVDGFCKSSTIEEIKLHDYVLTPGRYVGIEEEEDDGIPFEEKMDRLTSELSDLFEESKSLEEKIKENLRGIGYEL, from the coding sequence ATGGCAAAAGTAAATTTAGGATTCGAGAATAAACTGTGGGAAATGGCAGATAAGTTAAGGGGTAATATTGAAAGCTCTGAATATAAACACGTTATATTGGGGCTTGTTTTTTTGAAGTACATCTCTGATTCCTTTGAAGAACGATATAACGAAGTGAAGCAAGTCTATCCTGGTATGGAAGAAGATCGAGATGCATACGAGTCTGAGAATGTATTCTTCGTACCGAAAGAAGCTAGATGGGATTATATTAAGTCACAAGCGAAACAACCTACTATCGGACAAGTAATCGATAATGCAATGATCCTTATTGAGCGTGAGAATGTTCCATTAAAAAATGTCTTACCTAAGAACTATGCAAGACCAGCTCTAGATAAGACACGATTAGGTGAGTTGGTAGACCTATTCTCTTTTAACGTAGGAAGTAAGGAAGCAAGAGCTAAAGATGTGTTAGGTAGAGTATATGAGTACTTCCTTAAGAAGTTTGGTAGTACGGAAGGTGAGTTTTATACACCACCCAGTATTGTTAAATTATTAGTAAATATGATTGAACCTTATAAAGGTAGAGTATATGACCCTTGTTGTGGTAGTGGTGGTATGTTTGTGCAATCTGCAAAGTTTGTTGAAGAACATCAAGGTAGACTTGGTGATATCTCAATTTACGGACAAGAATATGTAGCTACTACATGGAGACTAGCAAAAATGAATCTTGCAATCAGAGGACTTGATGCAAATCTTGGTGAAAGAGATGGAGATACATTTACTAACGATCAACATAAAACATTGAAAGTAGATTATATATTAGCCAATCCACCTTTTAATATTAAAGACTGGGGACAACCTCATTTATTAGATGATGTTAGATGGAAATGGGGAGTTCCACCAAAAACAAATGCGAACTATGCATGGATTTCACATATGATAAGTAAATTAAGTCCAAGAGGTACTGCTGGATTTGTTTTAGCTAATGGTTCTTTATCAACATCAAGAAGTGAGGAGTACGATATCCGTAAATCAATCCTAGAAGAAGGATTAGTAGACTGTATTGTAGCTATGCCTTCACAACTATTCTATGATGTGGCTATTCCTGTATCCTTATGGTTTGTTTCCAAAAATAAGAACGGTAGAAAAGATAAAGTATTATTTATAGATGCTCGTAAAATGGGATATATGGAAACGCGAAAACATAGAGAATTAAAAGATGAAGAGATAGAACAAATCTACACTACTTACCATAATTGGAAAAATGAAGAAAATTATGAAGATGTTGATGGATTCTGCAAATCATCTACAATTGAAGAAATTAAGTTACATGACTATGTTTTAACTCCTGGACGTTATGTAGGTATTGAAGAAGAGGAAGATGATGGTATTCCATTTGAAGAGAAAATGGATAGACTTACTTCAGAATTATCAGACCTATTTGAAGAATCTAAATCTCTTGAGGAAAAAATCAAGGAGAACTTAAGGGGAATAGGTTATGAGTTATGA
- a CDS encoding ABC transporter permease translates to MKKLLKYDFFYLIKTHKLTVFAAVFVLFSILSPLTAKYIGEILEALTGGTDIQIDFGTPTVYTAYEQYISDLFETIFFVVLFVSVSIFIRDKSKGLAALIFSKPINRTKYVLSKYLAFMIMITISTFIGYLLFTYYTYFLFDEIFFAKGLAMMSLYLLYLAFISAIAMFFATITKNYLPAISLTFGVYILISIFTIFGDVPVFEVLPGMLVNSIVGVLYEVNETGVFVWNIIVTVLFTLGFLGLSVWKVQKLDIN, encoded by the coding sequence ATGAAAAAACTACTTAAATACGATTTCTTCTATCTGATCAAAACCCATAAATTAACCGTTTTTGCCGCTGTATTTGTTCTCTTTTCCATTTTGTCACCACTTACCGCAAAATACATTGGAGAAATTTTAGAAGCGTTAACTGGCGGTACCGATATCCAGATTGATTTTGGTACACCAACGGTATATACCGCCTATGAACAGTACATCTCTGATTTATTCGAAACCATCTTCTTCGTTGTATTATTTGTCTCGGTAAGCATCTTCATTCGTGATAAATCCAAAGGTCTTGCTGCGTTAATTTTCAGTAAACCAATTAATCGTACAAAATACGTACTCAGTAAGTATCTGGCATTTATGATTATGATTACCATATCCACCTTTATTGGATATTTATTATTCACATATTACACGTACTTCTTATTTGATGAAATCTTCTTTGCCAAGGGACTTGCGATGATGTCGTTATATCTGCTTTATCTAGCCTTTATCTCGGCAATTGCAATGTTCTTTGCCACCATCACCAAGAACTATTTACCAGCTATTTCATTAACGTTTGGAGTATACATACTGATAAGTATATTTACCATATTTGGGGACGTTCCTGTCTTTGAAGTACTACCTGGAATGCTCGTTAACAGTATTGTAGGAGTTTTATACGAGGTGAATGAAACCGGTGTGTTTGTTTGGAATATTATCGTAACGGTATTGTTTACACTCGGCTTCTTAGGACTATCCGTCTGGAAGGTTCAAAAATTAGATATCAACTAA
- a CDS encoding helix-turn-helix domain-containing protein has product MNICNNLRTLRKQKGFRQKDIAQHLDIRIQNYSRYELGDRNIPFDILERLADFYHYPVQAFFIKDIPDSDFSDLTITELGVLFDMKTYDFVEHHKRLEEDSVNKNSISEADTEKLNKLSADLISIKSALMLKVANILSASHKLKERWM; this is encoded by the coding sequence ATGAACATATGCAACAATCTTAGAACACTAAGGAAACAAAAAGGATTCAGGCAAAAGGATATAGCTCAACACTTAGATATCAGGATACAAAACTACAGTAGATATGAATTAGGTGATAGGAATATTCCTTTTGATATTTTGGAAAGGCTAGCAGATTTCTACCATTATCCCGTTCAAGCCTTTTTCATTAAAGACATTCCTGACAGTGATTTTAGCGACCTCACAATTACTGAGTTAGGCGTGTTATTTGATATGAAAACATATGATTTTGTGGAACACCATAAAAGGTTGGAGGAAGATTCAGTAAATAAAAACAGTATCTCTGAAGCAGATACTGAGAAACTAAATAAACTGTCAGCAGATTTGATTAGTATCAAATCGGCATTGATGCTAAAGGTTGCTAATATTTTGTCAGCTTCACACAAACTAAAAGAAAGATGGATGTAG
- a CDS encoding tyrosine-type recombinase/integrase, translated as MNQALDNFLKLKEATFKPETVRYYKGKIPTIKKFMGNLDVEEVTDVDIADFLLKLKERNPEISKRTQRKYVDIIMSIVNKGKKEADKLKFTRPKPVLKKIKKVSDENIALILNYYVSNLSYANNHKYYLLINLLLDTGVRINELVNIKMKNINLSMNSIHLDVTKTDSDRTVYFSDRTRQILLSYINKHIDGHEYLFYSQDGKGHIHRDSVYKSIARLQKRLNIKQSISPHKFRHAFATKLLRKTGDIEVVRQLLGHKHLETTQIYLDYEDEYLKKVYDKAMNNNGMYNAKNQNKEDQDLSKAKVLQDHYQVKCDVCNTDINTPKDDIQIYCPKCGSVITVLHDKDNHAYAIETGVLVASSFLPGEPKKYVIHKDGNRGNNNVANLQWSDHPDYPSQDKQIN; from the coding sequence ATGAATCAAGCCCTAGATAATTTTTTAAAGCTGAAAGAGGCAACGTTTAAACCTGAAACTGTAAGATACTATAAAGGAAAGATACCTACGATTAAGAAGTTCATGGGTAATCTAGATGTTGAAGAAGTAACAGATGTTGACATTGCAGACTTTCTACTCAAACTCAAAGAAAGAAACCCGGAAATCTCCAAACGAACACAAAGGAAATACGTTGACATCATCATGAGTATAGTCAACAAAGGAAAAAAAGAAGCTGATAAACTTAAATTTACCAGACCAAAACCTGTTTTGAAAAAGATTAAAAAGGTATCAGATGAAAACATAGCTCTGATACTTAATTACTATGTATCAAATCTTAGCTATGCAAATAATCACAAGTACTACTTGTTAATCAATCTTCTTCTTGATACAGGTGTCCGCATTAATGAACTAGTAAACATTAAGATGAAGAACATCAATCTATCTATGAATAGCATCCATCTAGATGTGACCAAGACAGATTCAGATCGAACTGTGTATTTTAGTGATAGGACAAGACAAATACTTCTAAGCTACATTAACAAACACATTGATGGTCACGAATATCTCTTCTACAGCCAGGATGGTAAGGGTCATATTCATAGAGACTCTGTATACAAATCTATAGCGAGATTGCAAAAAAGACTAAACATAAAACAATCAATAAGTCCACATAAGTTTCGTCATGCTTTTGCAACAAAGCTTCTTAGAAAAACAGGTGACATCGAAGTGGTAAGACAATTGCTTGGGCATAAGCATCTTGAAACCACACAAATATATCTAGACTATGAAGACGAGTACTTGAAGAAGGTCTACGATAAAGCAATGAATAACAATGGTATGTATAATGCCAAAAATCAAAATAAGGAGGATCAAGATTTGAGCAAAGCTAAAGTACTTCAAGATCATTATCAAGTGAAATGTGATGTGTGTAACACAGACATAAACACTCCAAAAGATGACATACAGATATATTGTCCAAAATGTGGATCAGTTATCACAGTGTTACACGATAAAGACAATCATGCTTATGCAATTGAAACCGGAGTTCTTGTTGCATCTTCATTTCTCCCTGGAGAACCTAAGAAATATGTTATACACAAAGATGGTAATCGAGGTAACAATAACGTTGCAAATCTACAATGGAGCGATCACCCCGACTATCCAAGCCAAGATAAACAAATCAACTAG
- a CDS encoding recombinase family protein, whose amino-acid sequence MRIGYMRVSTVAQNLDTQKAALESYGVERIFEEKASGRNIERPVLKELLKFIRSGDTLVIYDLSRLGRTVHQVVKLLDDFIKRNIGFVSLKESLDITTPMGKAMAHIIAVFNQMQVDVQNEKTREGLLIAKANGKKLGRKAITQDKILMIQALCKEGYSNQEVADKLGVSRRTVINYKKGSKQIKN is encoded by the coding sequence ATGAGAATAGGATATATGAGAGTATCAACAGTCGCTCAAAACTTAGATACACAGAAAGCGGCTCTGGAATCATATGGAGTAGAAAGAATCTTTGAAGAGAAAGCGTCTGGAAGAAACATTGAAAGACCAGTCCTTAAGGAGTTGCTTAAGTTCATCAGATCAGGGGACACGCTTGTAATATATGATTTATCTAGACTGGGTAGGACAGTACATCAAGTTGTAAAATTATTAGATGACTTCATAAAAAGAAACATTGGTTTCGTATCGCTTAAGGAATCACTGGACATAACCACACCGATGGGTAAAGCAATGGCACACATAATTGCAGTGTTTAATCAAATGCAAGTGGATGTTCAAAATGAAAAGACTAGAGAAGGACTACTAATCGCAAAAGCAAATGGTAAAAAACTTGGGAGAAAAGCCATTACTCAAGATAAGATTCTAATGATACAAGCATTATGTAAAGAAGGGTATTCGAATCAAGAAGTTGCAGATAAATTAGGAGTCTCAAGAAGAACTGTAATTAACTACAAGAAGGGCTCTAAACAGATAAAAAACTAA
- a CDS encoding ABC transporter ATP-binding protein yields MYAIETTKLCKQYDRKRALDNVDIHVKKGDVYGFIGRNGAGKTTTINILLSLIHKSEGNVKINDKEVVFNDQHYKRTIGFVPDVPVFPNYMNAKEYITYTCDMFDIPREAIPQKVQEVLQFVDLHDHKKRIGAYSRGMKQRLAIAQALVHDPEIIIMDEPTSALDPIGRKDVMNIILKLKGTKTIFYSTHILEDVEKVCDHIGLIDNGTLLLEDSIENIQKNYYQNQMLITTKEDSTTVFEFLEQQSIQNTIEKHKNGIICETNGAQTAQDVLKVLVDNGFTIQEFKRVNATLEDVFIKVTNEKTT; encoded by the coding sequence ATGTACGCCATTGAGACAACAAAACTATGTAAACAATACGATCGTAAACGCGCTTTAGACAACGTGGATATCCATGTTAAAAAAGGTGACGTCTATGGTTTTATTGGGCGTAATGGAGCTGGAAAAACAACGACAATCAACATTCTTTTATCGTTGATTCATAAAAGTGAAGGAAACGTAAAGATAAATGATAAAGAAGTAGTTTTTAATGATCAGCATTACAAACGAACGATTGGATTTGTACCAGACGTACCGGTATTTCCCAATTATATGAATGCCAAAGAATACATTACATATACTTGTGATATGTTTGATATTCCAAGAGAAGCCATTCCGCAAAAAGTTCAAGAAGTATTACAGTTTGTCGATTTACATGATCACAAGAAGCGGATTGGCGCGTACTCCCGTGGAATGAAACAACGTTTAGCAATCGCTCAAGCGTTGGTTCATGATCCGGAAATTATCATTATGGATGAACCTACCAGTGCATTGGACCCGATCGGTCGTAAAGATGTCATGAATATCATCCTTAAGCTAAAAGGTACGAAAACCATCTTCTATTCAACACACATCCTTGAAGACGTTGAAAAAGTTTGTGATCATATTGGCTTAATCGATAATGGAACGCTTTTATTAGAAGATTCCATTGAAAACATTCAAAAGAACTACTATCAAAATCAAATGCTAATTACGACCAAGGAAGATTCGACTACTGTGTTTGAATTTCTAGAACAACAGAGTATTCAAAATACCATTGAAAAACATAAGAATGGAATTATATGTGAAACAAATGGAGCACAAACCGCACAAGACGTTTTAAAAGTATTGGTTGATAATGGGTTTACAATACAAGAGTTTAAACGTGTTAATGCGACACTAGAAGACGTGTTCATCAAGGTAACCAATGAAAAAACTACTTAA
- a CDS encoding heavy metal translocating P-type ATPase — MIKKSMKVNGMTCAMCAKTITNTFEHYEGISANVNVGAGKVIFTYDEETYTLIDIAKIVEEIGYEPVIEENLDDAKKLRMKMRKEIYISVFFSIPLLWAMFSHLSFTSFIWVPELLKDGIFQLVVAGIVQFYIGKRFYLAAYHSIKKKVLGMDILVVMGTTSAYLYSIYLLIEQLQNPVMHPTYYFEISALIITMVLIGNYIEHIAKERTTDALVELMNLGAKEARVLKDGKEQMVDIDEVFLGDHLVVLANEKIPVDGKVVEGTTYIDESMITGESIPVKKEAGSKVIGATINQRQRIIIEATKIGSDTMLAQIIQHVEEASAEKPPIQRSADKIASYFVPIVVSIALLNFIIHFAFLGYDFSIAFERTIAILVISCPCALGLATPTSILVGNGKAAQHHILYKGGEFFELANKIEAIAFDKTGTLTVGKPSVTDYVGNEDVLQLLYSLEKDSNHPISGAVLDYMKDHNIKSLPVKQFETIEGKGIKGVVDGKDIVVGSHKLLHDLSLTNPFADEHTTLINQAKTVNFVIVDNKVEAMYAVRDEIKDTSKQVITEMKARGLIPYMITGDNHVVANQIAKELGIEHVHSEVLPHEKAKIIESIQAEGHVVAFVGDGINDAPALKLADVGIAMGHGTDVAIDSSDVTLMSYDLGLVIKAIDMSKATLKNIYQNFGWAFSYNLVAIPLAATGRLSMVVAAAAMAFSSITVVLNALRLKAYKLPEFKSEKGGTTDMAKLEVPDMTCNHCKMTIEKALSEKGFSNIIIDLDTKIVNFDLDGRSVAVAREAIEQKGYTIK; from the coding sequence ATGATTAAGAAAAGCATGAAAGTCAATGGGATGACATGCGCGATGTGTGCCAAAACGATTACCAACACATTTGAGCACTATGAAGGAATTAGCGCCAATGTTAATGTCGGTGCGGGGAAAGTTATTTTTACCTACGATGAAGAAACCTATACATTAATTGATATCGCTAAAATCGTCGAAGAAATCGGGTATGAACCCGTCATTGAAGAAAACCTCGATGATGCCAAAAAACTACGAATGAAAATGCGGAAGGAAATCTACATCTCCGTATTCTTCAGTATTCCATTGCTCTGGGCGATGTTTAGTCACTTGTCATTTACATCCTTTATCTGGGTACCAGAACTATTAAAAGATGGGATCTTCCAATTAGTTGTTGCTGGGATCGTTCAGTTCTATATTGGGAAACGGTTCTATTTAGCAGCCTACCACAGTATTAAGAAAAAAGTACTTGGTATGGATATCTTGGTTGTTATGGGAACCACCAGTGCGTACTTATACAGTATCTATTTACTGATTGAACAACTTCAAAATCCTGTTATGCACCCAACCTATTACTTTGAAATTAGTGCCTTAATTATAACGATGGTATTAATCGGGAATTACATTGAACATATTGCCAAAGAACGGACGACAGATGCATTAGTCGAACTGATGAACTTAGGAGCAAAAGAAGCCCGTGTTCTAAAAGACGGCAAGGAACAGATGGTTGACATCGATGAGGTCTTCTTAGGAGATCACCTGGTTGTCTTAGCCAATGAGAAAATTCCTGTAGACGGAAAAGTTGTTGAAGGAACGACTTATATCGATGAATCGATGATTACTGGAGAAAGTATCCCAGTTAAGAAAGAGGCGGGATCCAAGGTCATTGGTGCAACCATTAATCAACGTCAACGAATCATTATTGAAGCAACAAAAATTGGTAGTGATACGATGTTGGCACAAATCATTCAGCACGTAGAAGAAGCCAGTGCAGAAAAACCACCGATTCAGCGATCAGCGGACAAAATCGCATCATACTTCGTTCCGATTGTTGTATCCATTGCATTATTGAACTTCATTATTCATTTTGCTTTCTTAGGGTATGATTTCAGTATTGCCTTTGAACGGACCATAGCAATCCTCGTTATTAGTTGTCCGTGTGCTCTTGGGTTAGCGACACCTACAAGTATTCTTGTTGGAAATGGTAAAGCTGCGCAACATCATATTTTATATAAAGGTGGCGAATTCTTTGAACTCGCGAACAAAATCGAAGCGATTGCCTTTGATAAAACCGGAACCCTAACCGTTGGGAAACCGAGTGTTACGGATTATGTGGGAAATGAAGACGTATTACAACTTCTATACTCCTTAGAAAAAGACAGTAATCACCCAATTAGTGGTGCAGTGCTGGATTATATGAAGGATCACAATATCAAATCCTTACCTGTCAAACAATTTGAAACGATTGAAGGAAAAGGGATTAAAGGTGTTGTTGATGGGAAAGACATTGTCGTTGGATCCCATAAATTACTCCATGATTTATCTCTCACGAATCCTTTTGCGGATGAGCATACAACATTAATCAATCAGGCAAAAACAGTAAACTTTGTGATTGTTGATAATAAAGTAGAAGCAATGTATGCTGTTCGTGATGAAATCAAAGATACGTCAAAACAAGTCATCACCGAAATGAAAGCACGAGGATTAATACCTTATATGATTACAGGTGATAACCATGTGGTTGCCAATCAAATCGCCAAAGAACTTGGCATTGAGCATGTCCATAGTGAAGTCCTACCACACGAAAAAGCAAAAATCATAGAGAGCATTCAAGCAGAAGGACATGTTGTAGCCTTTGTTGGTGACGGAATCAATGATGCACCAGCTTTAAAATTGGCTGATGTTGGAATTGCCATGGGACATGGTACCGACGTTGCAATTGATAGTAGTGACGTTACCTTAATGAGTTATGATCTCGGTCTTGTTATTAAAGCGATTGATATGTCCAAAGCAACACTAAAAAACATTTATCAAAACTTTGGTTGGGCATTTAGTTACAACCTTGTAGCGATTCCACTTGCTGCAACCGGACGCCTTAGTATGGTTGTCGCAGCAGCAGCAATGGCCTTCAGTAGTATTACTGTTGTCTTAAACGCATTACGCTTAAAAGCATATAAATTACCAGAATTCAAATCTGAAAAAGGAGGTACAACCGATATGGCAAAACTAGAAGTACCTGATATGACTTGCAATCATTGCAAGATGACGATTGAAAAAGCCTTATCAGAAAAAGGGTTTTCCAACATTATCATTGATCTTGATACCAAGATTGTCAACTTTGATTTAGATGGAAGATCGGTCGCAGTTGCACGAGAAGCGATTGAACAAAAAGGCTATACAATCAAGTAA
- a CDS encoding aldo/keto reductase: MKKRRFGKTDVMVSEISLGTWQLGSKWGDPFDAKVAQETLEGATAQDINCYDTADVYQGGASEEAIGQYIKTLDEKPFVITKTGRRLNPHVAEGYNEENIRYFIDDSRKRLDVESLDMVLLHCPPTDVYYNPDVFKLLDTLKEEGKITHYGVSIEKVEEGLKAMEYEGVAAIEVIFNMFRLRPLELLFEQAKKNDVAIIVRVPLASGLLTGKYTKKTTFSPGDHRTFNRNGEAFDKGETFSGVDYELGLEAVEELKKVFPNQNLAQIALRWILMFDAVSTVIPGASKAEHIISNAEAAELPPLTKKQMKAVEDIYNKYIKDPVHYLW, translated from the coding sequence ATGAAGAAAAGACGATTTGGTAAAACCGATGTAATGGTATCAGAAATTTCTCTTGGAACATGGCAACTTGGTTCCAAATGGGGAGATCCATTTGATGCCAAAGTAGCACAAGAAACATTAGAAGGGGCTACGGCACAAGATATAAACTGCTATGATACGGCGGATGTATATCAAGGCGGAGCGAGTGAGGAAGCGATTGGGCAATACATCAAGACCTTAGATGAAAAGCCATTTGTGATCACAAAGACCGGGCGACGACTTAATCCCCATGTTGCTGAGGGATACAACGAAGAAAACATTCGTTATTTTATTGATGATAGTCGTAAACGCTTAGATGTTGAATCACTCGATATGGTTCTATTGCACTGTCCACCAACCGATGTGTATTATAATCCCGATGTATTTAAACTTCTAGATACGTTAAAAGAAGAAGGTAAAATAACGCATTATGGTGTCAGTATCGAAAAAGTCGAAGAAGGCTTAAAAGCGATGGAATATGAAGGTGTAGCAGCAATTGAAGTCATCTTTAATATGTTCCGTTTACGTCCATTAGAACTACTATTTGAACAAGCGAAGAAGAACGATGTAGCCATTATTGTTCGGGTTCCTCTTGCTAGTGGACTTTTAACCGGTAAATACACCAAAAAAACAACCTTCAGTCCTGGGGATCACCGTACATTTAATCGTAACGGGGAAGCATTTGATAAGGGCGAAACCTTTAGTGGTGTGGATTACGAATTAGGATTGGAAGCAGTTGAAGAGCTTAAAAAAGTATTCCCAAATCAAAACTTAGCTCAAATTGCATTGCGTTGGATTTTAATGTTTGATGCGGTTAGCACCGTCATTCCTGGCGCTAGTAAAGCCGAACATATTATCTCCAATGCCGAAGCTGCAGAGCTGCCACCATTAACAAAAAAGCAAATGAAAGCAGTCGAAGATATTTATAACAAGTATATCAAAGACCCTGTTCATTATTTATGGTAA